The region CAAGGCGCACCGGAGGCTGACACCGGAAGCGTACACGGAAGTACGCTGAGGATGGCAGCCGAGGAGCAACGCCGCAGATGGGCGCTTATGGGCGGCCCCACTGAAATTATAAGGAGATAATAGCACCCATGCGGCCGGTGGTGCCGCGCTCGGCCCTATGCGAATAAAACAGCTCGGTGTTTTCGGCGGTGCAGACGCCGCTGATGTCGATGTGGGCGCGGGGGACGCCGATTTCTTCGATCTGGTCGCGGTTGGCGTGCCAGAGGTCGAGGAGCCATCTGTCGCCGCGGGGGACGACGAGGTGGCGCCAGGCGGGGCCGAAGGAGGCCCGGAGGGCTTCGACGACGGGGGCGTCGACTTCGTAGCAGCAGGGGCCGATGGAGGGGCCGATGCCGACGAGGCAGTCGGCCGGCCTGGTGCCGTAGTGTTCGCCCATAGCGAGGACGGTTTTGGCGGCGATTTTGGCGACAGTGCCTTTCCAGCCGGCGTGGCTGAGGCCGATGGCCCGCCGGACGGGGTCGAAGATGAGGACGGGGACGCAGTCGGCGTAGAAGAGGATGAGGGGCAGGCCGCCCTGGTCGGTGATGAGGGCGTCGCTGGCGGGGACGGCGGCGGCGTGGTCGCGCGCGCCCCGCCCGGCGTCTTCGGCGCCGGCGAGGTGGATGCGGTCGGCGTGGACCTGCTGGCAGGTGACGGCGCGGGCGTAGTCGACGCCGACGGCCTGGCAGAAGAGGTCGCGGTTGAGACAGACTTTGTCGGGGTCGTCGCCGCTTTTGAGGCCGAGGTTGAGGGTGGCGTAGGGCGGGGTGCTGAGGCCGCCCAGCCGGGTGGAGACGCCGTGTTT is a window of Selenomonadales bacterium 4137-cl DNA encoding:
- the pgeF gene encoding peptidoglycan editing factor PgeF, with amino-acid sequence MSKFVLKRAANGVWYGLFTHLAHRGVKHGVSTRLGGLSTPPYATLNLGLKSGDDPDKVCLNRDLFCQAVGVDYARAVTCQQVHADRIHLAGAEDAGRGARDHAAAVPASDALITDQGGLPLILFYADCVPVLIFDPVRRAIGLSHAGWKGTVAKIAAKTVLAMGEHYGTRPADCLVGIGPSIGPCCYEVDAPVVEALRASFGPAWRHLVVPRGDRWLLDLWHANRDQIEEIGVPRAHIDISGVCTAENTELFYSHRAERGTTGRMGAIISL